A genomic segment from Oncorhynchus clarkii lewisi isolate Uvic-CL-2024 chromosome 14, UVic_Ocla_1.0, whole genome shotgun sequence encodes:
- the LOC139366433 gene encoding glypican-2: MVSRLYVQKYPLVLLCTLAALSWTWGPVTAGRSCSETRHVYAEKGYSTNTAPLTQISGEHLRLCPQDYTCCSSQMEETLAHQSETDFLSAIDDTSQFLHTTFTQRHRKFDEFFRELIDLSEKSMNQMFTKTYGRLFTQNANVFQELFVELRRYYSGGSVSLTEVLSEFWSRLVERVFSLVNPQYQFSDEYLECVNKHAEQLQPFGDLPRKLGLQVSRAFIAARALVQGLATGRDIVNKAAKLSAGAGCVRALMRQWYCPLCRGMPSLRPCHALCLNVMKGCLANTADLDTEWNNFIDALYQVSEKLEGPFNMELAADSISVKVSEAIMHMQENSIATSTKVFQGCGSPRLAPGRSRRSPKESGGNRRPFRTFSPEEKPTTATGTNLDRLVSELKERLRPMRGFWVSLPHTICNDKNVAADVTNEDRCWNGQTRGRYLPDVTGDGLMSQLNNPEVEVDMARPDVRTRQLIMELRVANNRLKHAQAGQDTDFMDSEVEEGSGSGGGGERYSDDWPGYRPYSPPYSKPPLNPQTPIKPPRVRDRTGSKWNRSKGQSISAVSRPAFFSLAVLFWLSVMVTVAPFWR; the protein is encoded by the exons ATGGTTTCCCGGTTATATGTTCAGAAGTACCCCCTGGTGTTGCTCTGCACGCTGGCTGCCCTGTCATGGACTTGGGGCCCGGTAACAGCGGGTAGGAGTTGCTCGGAGACACGGCATGTGTACGCAGAGAAGGGCTACAGTACGAACACTGCCCCGCTGACTCAAATCTCCG GCGAGCATCTGCGTCTGTGTCCCCAGGACTACACCTGCTGCTCCAGTCAGATGGAGGAAACGCTGGCCCACCAGAGTGAGACGGACTTCCTGTCGGCCATCGACGACACCAGCCAGTTCCTTCACACCACTTTCACACAGAGGCACCGCAAGTTTGACG agTTCTTCAGGGAGCTCATAGACTTGTCTGAAAAGTCCATGAATCAGATGTTTACTAAGACCTACGGGCGCCTCTTCACCCAGAACGCCAATGTCTTCCAGGAGCTGTTTGTGGAGCTCCGTCGATACTACTCAG GGGGCAGTGTGAGCCTGACGGAGGTGCTGTCAGAGTTCTGGTCCAGACTGGTAGAGCGGGTCTTCTCTCTGGTCAACCCCCAGTACCAGTTCAGTGACGAGTACCTGGAGTGTGTCAACAAACATGCAGAGCAGCTGCAGCCCTTTGGGGACCTGCCCCGGAAACTAGGCTTACAG GTGTCCAGGGCATTCATTGCAGCCAGAGCACTGGTTCAAGGCTTGGCCACAGGCCGTGAcattgtcaacaaggcagcaaaG TTGAGTGCTGGTGCAGGGTGTGTGCGTGCCCTGATGCGTCAGTGGTACTGCCCATTGTGTCGAGGCATGCCCTCCCTGCGCCCCTGCCACGCCCTCTGCCTCAACGTGATGAAGGGCTGCCTGGCCAATACAGCCGATCTGGACACTGAGTGGAACAATTTCATTG ATGCTCTGTATCAAGTATCTGAGAAGCTGGAGGGGCCCTTTAACATGGAGCTGGCTGCAGACTCCATCTCTGTTAAAGTGTCCGAGGCCATCATGCACATGCAGGAGAACAGCATCGCCACCTCCACTaag GTGTTCCAGGGCTGTGGGAGTCCCAGACTGGCCCCGGGCCGTTCTCGGCGCTCCCCCAAGGAGTCAGGGGGCAACAGGAGACCCTTCCGTACGTTCAGCCCTGAGGAGAAGCCCACCACTGCTACAGGCACCAACCTGGACCGACTG GTGTCAGAGCTGAAGGAGCGACTGCGGCCCATGCGGGGCTTCTGGGTGTCCCTCCCACACACCATCTGCAACGACAAGAACGTGGCCGCCGACGTCACCAACGAGGACCGCTGCTGGAATGGACAGACCAGGGGGAG gtacCTCCCTGACGTGACAGGCGATGGGCTGATGAGTCAGCTCAATAACCCAGAGGTAGAGGTGGACATGGCCAGGCCAGACGTGAGGACCAGACAGCTCATCATGGAGCTCAGAGTAGCCAACAACAGACTGAAACATGCACAGGCTGGACAGGACACTGACTTCATGGACA GTGAGGTCGAAGAGGGCAGTGGATCAGGCGGCGGAGGGGAGAGGTACAGTGATGATTGGCCTGGCTACAGGCCCTACTCCCCTCCCTACAGTAAGCCCCCACTTAACCCCCAGACACCCATCAAGCCCCCTCGGGTCAGAGACCGAACCGGATCAAAGTGGAACAGGAGCAAGGGACAGTCCATCTCAGCTGTCAGCCGGCCAGCCTTCTTCTCACTGGCGGTTTTGTTTTGGTTATCAGTTATGGTCACTGTCGCCCCCTTTTGGAGATAA
- the LOC139366434 gene encoding ribonuclease-like 3 — protein sequence MGFQRAFLFLVLMCATVMVHSQPDDISRRYTHFLRQHVKGDMTIQKCQGVMGYLELTEPDSANCKVKNTFIKANSNQVRAICTGGGTPMGNSLFESNNRFPVVICKHKCKKKTLCQHTHPRCEYEGSLSTRKVVIACEREWPVHYGDDILIV from the coding sequence ATGGGGTTCCAGAGGGCTTTCCTGTTCCTGGTGTTGATGTGTGCCACAGTGATGGTACACAGTCAACCGGACGACATCAGCCGTCGTTATACACACTTCCTCCGACAGCACGTCAAGGGGGATATGACAATACAGAAGTGTCAGGGTGTGATGGGCTACTTGGAGTTGACTGAGCCTGATAGCGCAAATTGCAAAGTAAAAAACACATTCATTAAAGCCAATTCAAATCAGGTCAGGGCCATTTGTACTGGGGGTGGCACACCTATGGGCAACAGTCTGTTTGAAAGCAATAATCGCTTCCCTGTAGTCATATGTAAGCACAAGTGTAAAAAGAAAACGCTATGTCAACACACTCATCCCCGATGTGAATATGAGGGTTCTTTGTCCACCAGGAAAGTTGTCATTGCTTGTGAACGAGAATGGCCAGTGCACTATGGCGACGATATACTTATTGTCTAA